A single window of Candidatus Rhabdochlamydia oedothoracis DNA harbors:
- a CDS encoding transposase: MSANINTRVLELVGSAWKKVKERVLEVTTLSSDSINAQSTLDLFKKWEEKYPFAQRIVVICDNAAYYRSKIVANYLKTSRVEIKFLPPYSPDLNLIERLWRFMNKKVRNNRY; encoded by the coding sequence ATGAGTGCAAATATAAACACAAGAGTTTTAGAATTAGTAGGTTCTGCTTGGAAAAAAGTAAAAGAAAGGGTTTTAGAAGTTACAACTCTTTCTTCCGACTCTATCAATGCGCAATCTACTCTTGATTTGTTTAAAAAATGGGAAGAAAAGTATCCTTTTGCACAAAGAATCGTGGTTATATGCGATAATGCTGCCTACTATAGGTCAAAAATTGTTGCAAATTACCTAAAAACATCCAGAGTAGAAATCAAATTCTTGCCTCCTTATTCTCCCGATCTCAATCTGATTGAACGCCTTTGGCGATTCATGAATAAAAAAGTTCGCAATAATCGATATTAG
- a CDS encoding IS30 family transposase encodes MIFNNQTQGETLPKGYHHLTYDQRCQIYILKARGDTSSSIANILKVHHSTISRELKRNKGQRGYRHQQAQEKAFLRKNSQPNKKMTPQIVTRIEEKIKLQWSPIQISGWLKRHGKEHVSHETIYNHIWKDKRQGGQLYRELRHRGKKYNKQRKGASGRGNMPGRIDIKQRPCIVEKKTRLGDWELDTVIGAGHKGVIVSMVERTSKLTKLAKVSHKTAEEVSQALIEQLKPIKDFVHTLTADNGKEFAYHQMVSFELETDFYFATPYHSWERGLNEHTNGLVRQYFPKTQSFLDTTSKDIERVETLLNNRPRKALNFETPLEVFTRLSTNMLCSGAQ; translated from the coding sequence GTGATTTTTAACAATCAAACACAAGGAGAGACCTTGCCTAAAGGCTACCATCACCTAACCTATGACCAAAGATGTCAGATTTATATTTTAAAAGCTAGAGGAGATACATCTAGCTCAATAGCAAACATTCTAAAAGTTCATCATAGCACTATTAGTAGGGAACTTAAGAGAAATAAAGGGCAACGAGGATACCGTCATCAGCAAGCTCAAGAAAAAGCATTTCTTAGAAAAAATTCTCAGCCCAATAAAAAAATGACTCCTCAAATAGTTACCCGTATTGAAGAAAAAATCAAGTTGCAATGGAGCCCTATACAAATATCCGGATGGCTTAAAAGACATGGTAAAGAACATGTTAGTCATGAGACCATCTATAATCATATCTGGAAAGATAAACGACAGGGAGGACAGCTTTATAGAGAGCTCCGTCATCGAGGGAAAAAATATAACAAGCAGAGAAAGGGAGCTTCTGGAAGAGGGAACATGCCTGGTCGTATAGATATTAAGCAACGGCCTTGTATTGTAGAAAAAAAGACTCGTTTAGGAGACTGGGAACTAGATACAGTCATAGGGGCAGGACATAAAGGCGTAATTGTATCAATGGTAGAAAGAACTTCCAAGCTAACTAAGCTCGCCAAAGTTTCTCATAAAACTGCAGAGGAAGTAAGTCAAGCGTTAATTGAACAACTTAAACCTATCAAAGATTTTGTACACACATTAACAGCAGACAACGGAAAAGAATTTGCCTATCACCAAATGGTTAGTTTCGAGCTAGAGACAGACTTCTACTTTGCAACGCCCTACCATTCTTGGGAAAGAGGCTTAAATGAGCATACAAACGGACTAGTTAGGCAATATTTTCCTAAAACACAAAGCTTTTTAGATACGACTTCCAAGGATATAGAAAGGGTGGAAACTTTACTAAATAACAGACCTAGAAAGGCTCTCAACTTCGAAACTCCACTAGAAGTGTTTACGAGATTATCTACAAACATGCTATGCTCGGGTGCACAATAG
- a CDS encoding methylated-DNA--[protein]-cysteine S-methyltransferase, giving the protein MQHSFNQGPSICVQIECKDSILSKVTLTKSSYFACCISKECDLDTEQTIIKWLAQYSYRKDPSPLSFNLPKLPLFYQKVLIHLQNLPFAQLVTYGNLASTIGHPKAARAVGSACKSNPFPLFIPCHRVVAAHNIGGFAYDLSIKQALLQFEMDLIL; this is encoded by the coding sequence ATGCAACATTCATTTAATCAAGGCCCTTCTATTTGTGTACAGATAGAATGCAAAGACAGCATTCTATCTAAAGTAACCCTGACTAAGTCATCGTATTTTGCATGCTGTATCTCTAAAGAGTGCGATCTTGATACAGAGCAAACCATTATAAAATGGTTAGCTCAGTACAGTTATCGAAAAGATCCCAGTCCCTTAAGCTTTAACCTGCCTAAGCTTCCTCTATTTTACCAAAAAGTATTGATTCATTTGCAAAATCTACCTTTTGCACAGCTAGTCACTTATGGTAATCTCGCTTCTACAATCGGTCATCCAAAAGCAGCCCGCGCTGTCGGATCTGCTTGTAAAAGCAACCCATTTCCTCTTTTTATTCCCTGCCATCGAGTAGTAGCAGCTCACAACATAGGAGGCTTTGCTTATGATCTTTCCATTAAACAAGCTCTATTACAATTCGAAATGGATTTGATTCTCTAA
- a CDS encoding toxin-antitoxin system YwqK family antitoxin produces MSGTAFILSGCVHDNNEKTSVISKRYIHKYGYPVPKEEWQEHNYPGQVITALSDGVTVISTYENGKLHGPTTYTFAHSQAIEKCIIYNQGQKVKETSYNSNSMPLQEWIQLSPQRYSLTSWYVEGCPMMVEEYAGNELIEGQYFTALNEIEARVEKGDGIRISRDQTGTLLSKEVVEDGYTVKKETYYPNGAPESISYYALGKLNGNKQTFTASGEPLALEEWVNGQLHGKATYFRNGNRYLEISYLNNQKNGTERHYTDGDLLTQEINWENDLKHGSTIYYTDSDIQQHWFYAGQPVSKKKFDDYNQMDQIVADISEDVKIHIQ; encoded by the coding sequence ATGAGCGGTACGGCTTTTATCTTATCTGGCTGCGTTCATGATAACAACGAAAAGACGAGCGTTATATCTAAGCGTTATATCCACAAATACGGCTACCCTGTTCCTAAAGAAGAATGGCAAGAGCATAATTATCCAGGACAAGTAATTACAGCTCTTAGCGATGGCGTGACTGTTATATCTACCTATGAAAATGGTAAGTTACACGGTCCTACCACTTATACCTTTGCTCATAGTCAAGCGATTGAAAAATGCATCATCTATAATCAAGGCCAAAAAGTTAAGGAAACGAGTTATAACTCTAATTCCATGCCTTTACAAGAGTGGATTCAACTCTCCCCTCAGCGTTACTCTCTTACCAGTTGGTATGTAGAAGGTTGTCCTATGATGGTTGAAGAATACGCAGGAAATGAACTCATAGAAGGACAATACTTTACTGCTCTAAATGAAATAGAAGCACGAGTGGAAAAGGGAGATGGCATTCGTATTTCTCGAGACCAAACAGGAACGCTGCTTTCTAAAGAAGTGGTTGAAGACGGTTATACAGTAAAAAAAGAAACGTATTACCCAAATGGAGCTCCTGAGTCAATCTCCTATTATGCCCTAGGCAAACTCAATGGGAATAAACAAACATTTACAGCTAGCGGAGAACCTCTTGCTTTAGAAGAATGGGTGAACGGGCAGCTACACGGAAAGGCTACTTATTTTAGAAATGGCAACCGCTATCTAGAAATTTCTTATTTAAATAACCAAAAAAACGGAACTGAAAGACATTACACCGATGGTGATTTATTAACTCAGGAAATCAATTGGGAAAATGACCTTAAACACGGATCTACTATTTATTATACCGACTCTGATATCCAGCAACATTGGTTTTATGCAGGGCAACCTGTCAGTAAAAAGAAATTTGATGATTATAACCAAATGGATCAAATCGTTGCAGATATATCAGAGGATGTAAAAATACACATCCAATAG